Proteins encoded together in one Bacteroides ovatus window:
- a CDS encoding M23 family metallopeptidase: MKNILILLTVLLLPLTAAGQDKSSFSAREMADVRVATPGLFAKSNHIYLHLDSLKDHEYAFPLPGGKVISAYGTRGGHSGTDIKTCAKDTIRAAFDGVVRMSKPYYAYGNIVVIRHANGLETLYSHNFKNLVKTGDVVKAGQPIGLTGRTGRATTEHVHFETRINGQHFNPNLIFDLKERTLRKECIKCTKNGSKIVVKTQIPDNRIAQNKK; encoded by the coding sequence ATGAAAAACATACTTATCTTACTGACAGTTTTATTATTGCCACTGACTGCCGCCGGGCAGGATAAATCCTCCTTCTCTGCCCGCGAAATGGCTGATGTACGGGTAGCTACTCCCGGATTATTTGCTAAAAGCAATCATATCTATCTGCATTTGGATTCTCTGAAAGATCACGAATATGCTTTCCCATTACCCGGAGGAAAAGTAATCTCTGCCTATGGAACTCGCGGAGGACATTCAGGAACAGACATTAAGACCTGTGCAAAAGATACGATTCGTGCTGCTTTTGATGGAGTGGTGCGTATGTCGAAACCCTATTATGCCTATGGAAATATCGTTGTAATCCGCCACGCTAACGGATTGGAAACACTTTATAGCCACAATTTCAAGAATCTGGTTAAAACTGGTGATGTCGTAAAAGCCGGACAACCTATCGGGCTGACAGGACGTACCGGTCGTGCCACTACCGAACATGTACACTTCGAAACCCGTATTAACGGGCAACATTTTAATCCGAATCTCATTTTTGACTTAAAAGAGAGAACATTGCGGAAAGAATGTATCAAGTGTACCAAGAACGGGAGTAAAATCGTTGTGAAGACTCAAATTCCTGACAATCGGATTGCTCAAAATAAAAAGTAA
- the obgE gene encoding GTPase ObgE, protein MAESNFVDYVKIYCRSGKGGRGSTHMRREKYCPNGGPDGGDGGRGGHIILRGNRNYWTLLHLKYDRHAMAGHGESGSKGRSFGKDGADKIIEVPCGTVVYNAETGEYLCDVTEDGQEVILLKGGRGGQGNWHFKTATRQAPRFAQPGEPMQEMTVIMELKLLADVGLVGFPNAGKSTLLSSISAAKPKIADYPFTTLEPNLGIVSYHGGKSFVMADIPGIIEGASQGKGLGLRFLRHIERNSLLLFMVPADSDDIRKEYEVLLNELRTFNPEMLDKQRVLAVTKSDMLDQELMDEIEPTLPEGIPHVFISSVSGLGISVLKDILWEELNKESNKIEDIVHRPKDVTRLQQELKDMGEDEDIVYEYDDNVDDDDDDIDYEYEEEDWEEK, encoded by the coding sequence ATGGCTGAATCGAATTTTGTTGATTACGTAAAGATATACTGTCGCTCGGGTAAGGGCGGAAGAGGCTCTACGCACATGAGGCGCGAGAAATATTGTCCTAACGGAGGTCCTGACGGGGGCGATGGTGGAAGAGGAGGTCATATCATCTTGCGCGGTAACCGTAATTACTGGACATTGCTGCACTTGAAGTATGACCGTCATGCAATGGCCGGTCATGGTGAATCGGGGAGCAAAGGACGTAGCTTCGGAAAAGACGGTGCGGATAAAATAATAGAAGTGCCCTGCGGAACGGTAGTTTATAATGCCGAGACAGGGGAGTATCTTTGTGACGTAACAGAAGACGGACAGGAAGTGATCTTGCTCAAAGGCGGTCGCGGCGGTCAGGGTAACTGGCATTTCAAGACGGCCACCCGTCAGGCTCCGCGTTTTGCGCAGCCGGGAGAGCCGATGCAGGAAATGACCGTTATCATGGAGCTGAAACTGCTTGCCGATGTCGGTCTGGTAGGTTTCCCGAATGCGGGAAAGTCAACTTTGCTTTCTTCCATTTCGGCTGCTAAACCGAAAATTGCCGATTACCCGTTTACTACGCTCGAACCCAACTTGGGCATCGTTTCCTATCACGGTGGAAAATCCTTTGTGATGGCGGACATACCGGGTATTATCGAAGGTGCCAGCCAGGGAAAAGGTTTGGGACTGCGTTTCTTGCGTCATATCGAGCGTAATTCATTACTGCTGTTTATGGTTCCGGCAGACAGCGACGACATTCGTAAGGAATACGAAGTCTTGCTGAACGAACTGCGTACTTTCAATCCTGAAATGTTGGACAAGCAACGTGTGTTGGCTGTCACCAAGAGCGATATGCTCGATCAGGAATTGATGGACGAAATAGAACCTACATTGCCGGAAGGCATTCCCCACGTATTCATATCTTCTGTTTCCGGTTTGGGTATCTCGGTGTTGAAAGACATTCTTTGGGAAGAACTGAATAAGGAAAGCAATAAGATAGAGGACATCGTTCACCGTCCGAAGGACGTAACCCGTCTGCAACAGGAGCTCAAAGACATGGGCGAAGATGAAGACATCGTTTATGAATATGATGACAATGTTGATGATGATGACGATGATATCGACTATGAATACGAGGAAGAAGATTGGGAAGAAAAATGA
- a CDS encoding lactonase family protein, protein MIKTYLSKTYIFKAFAAVCIFGISISGCTSKKKTPMETTDTTENELTMLVGTYTSGTSKGIYSYRFNEENGTATPLSETEIENPSYLVPSADGKFVYAVSEFNSTQAAANAFAFNKEKGTLQLLNSQQTGGEDPCYIIASGNNVITANYSGGSISVFPIAKDGSLLPASDIIQFKGTGVDKERQEKPHLHCVRITPDGKYLFADDLGTDQIHKFIINPAANAENKEAFLKEGSPAASKVKAGSGPRHLTFSPNGHYAYLINELSGTVIAFEYKDGDLKEIQTIAADTVNAQGSADIHISPDGKFLYASNRLKADGIAIFSIHPDNGMLAKAGYQLTGIHPRNFIITPNGKYLLVACRDSNVIQVYERDADTGLLTDVQQDIKVDKPVCIKFVP, encoded by the coding sequence ATGATTAAGACATATCTATCTAAAACATATATATTCAAAGCATTTGCCGCTGTTTGCATATTCGGAATCAGTATCAGTGGCTGTACTTCTAAAAAAAAGACTCCTATGGAAACAACCGATACAACGGAAAACGAACTAACCATGTTGGTGGGTACTTACACATCAGGAACCAGTAAAGGGATATATAGCTACCGCTTCAATGAAGAAAACGGGACTGCCACTCCCTTAAGTGAAACGGAAATTGAAAATCCTTCTTATCTTGTTCCATCTGCCGACGGAAAATTCGTCTATGCAGTCAGTGAATTCAATAGTACGCAAGCTGCCGCCAATGCATTTGCCTTCAATAAAGAAAAAGGTACTTTGCAACTATTAAATTCACAGCAAACGGGAGGTGAAGATCCCTGCTATATCATCGCCAGTGGAAATAATGTGATAACCGCCAACTACAGTGGCGGCAGCATTTCCGTTTTCCCTATCGCAAAAGATGGCTCGCTCCTACCCGCTTCCGATATTATACAATTCAAAGGTACGGGAGTAGACAAGGAACGACAAGAGAAACCGCATCTGCATTGTGTCCGTATCACTCCGGATGGTAAATACTTGTTTGCCGATGACTTGGGTACAGATCAAATACATAAGTTTATCATTAACCCAGCTGCAAATGCAGAAAATAAGGAAGCATTTCTGAAAGAAGGATCGCCTGCTGCCTCTAAAGTGAAAGCCGGTTCGGGTCCCCGTCATCTGACTTTCTCGCCAAATGGCCATTACGCCTATCTGATTAATGAGTTATCGGGCACAGTAATCGCTTTTGAATATAAAGACGGAGATTTAAAAGAGATCCAGACAATCGCTGCCGATACGGTAAACGCACAAGGAAGTGCTGATATTCATATCAGCCCGGATGGTAAATTCCTGTATGCCAGCAATCGTTTGAAAGCAGATGGTATTGCCATATTCAGTATTCACCCGGATAACGGAATGTTGGCGAAAGCAGGCTACCAACTGACAGGGATTCATCCACGCAATTTCATCATCACGCCTAATGGCAAATACTTGTTGGTTGCTTGCAGAGATAGCAATGTGATACAAGTTTATGAAAGAGATGCAGATACAGGACTATTAACAGATGTACAGCAGGATATTAAAGTAGACAAGCCGGTCTGTATAAAATTTGTGCCATAA
- a CDS encoding B3/4 domain-containing protein translates to MFEIKVSKEIKDACPVFAGAAVYAAVKNTAYSEGLWREINAFTEQLTSTTQMEDIKHQPVIFATREAYKRCGKDPGRYRPSAEALRRRLMRGIPLYQIDTLVDLINLVSLRTGHSIGGFDADKIQGTHLELGIGKAGEPFEGIGRGVLNIEGLPVYRDSFGGIGTPTSDHERTKMDLGTTHILAIVNGYNGKDGLQEAVEMIQTLLRNYTESDGGEIVFFE, encoded by the coding sequence ATGTTTGAAATAAAAGTATCTAAAGAAATAAAAGACGCATGCCCGGTTTTCGCCGGAGCCGCCGTGTATGCTGCAGTGAAGAATACTGCTTACAGCGAAGGTCTTTGGCGTGAAATCAATGCTTTCACCGAACAACTGACTTCCACTACACAGATGGAAGACATCAAACATCAACCTGTTATCTTTGCTACCCGTGAGGCTTATAAACGTTGTGGCAAAGACCCCGGACGTTATCGTCCGTCAGCCGAAGCTTTGCGTCGCCGCCTGATGCGCGGAATCCCTTTATATCAGATTGATACACTGGTAGACCTGATTAACCTCGTGTCTCTTCGTACGGGACATTCTATTGGTGGTTTCGATGCGGATAAAATACAAGGTACACACCTTGAACTCGGTATCGGCAAAGCTGGAGAACCGTTTGAAGGTATCGGTCGCGGTGTGTTGAATATTGAAGGATTACCCGTATATCGCGATTCATTCGGAGGAATCGGAACACCGACAAGCGATCACGAACGTACGAAGATGGATCTCGGAACTACTCATATCCTGGCGATAGTCAACGGTTATAATGGGAAAGATGGTTTGCAAGAAGCTGTTGAAATGATACAAACCTTATTAAGAAACTATACAGAATCGGATGGAGGCGAAATCGTATTCTTCGAATAA
- the pgeF gene encoding peptidoglycan editing factor PgeF encodes MISLTKNNELKGYKSLDVYPEVAHFVTTRHEGISTGAYGSFNCSPYTNDSCMNVNRNQSWLFQCMNHQIKELFIPEQSHGCASLIINESFFKESLEMRRLLLRGMDALITNVPGYCVCVTTADCVPVLLYDKKQHVVAAVHAGWKGTVKHIVSHVMDHLNQKFGTQGEDVVACIGPSISLESFEVGDEVYDAFKESGFDMSLISMKKKETGKYHIDLWEANRIELLNAGVPAEQIEVAGICTYIHHDEFFSARRLGIDSGRILSGIMIRK; translated from the coding sequence ATGATTTCACTTACAAAAAATAATGAGTTGAAGGGATATAAGTCACTGGATGTATATCCTGAGGTAGCTCATTTCGTAACAACGCGTCACGAAGGTATAAGCACCGGAGCTTACGGCTCTTTCAACTGTTCGCCTTATACCAACGACTCATGCATGAACGTCAATCGCAATCAGAGCTGGTTGTTTCAGTGCATGAATCATCAGATAAAGGAGTTGTTTATTCCTGAACAGAGCCATGGTTGTGCCAGTCTGATTATCAATGAATCATTTTTTAAAGAGTCATTAGAAATGAGACGGCTACTTTTGCGAGGAATGGATGCCTTGATAACTAATGTGCCGGGGTATTGCGTTTGCGTCACGACGGCGGATTGTGTTCCTGTATTGCTGTACGACAAAAAACAACACGTTGTGGCTGCCGTTCATGCCGGATGGAAAGGAACTGTGAAGCATATTGTCAGTCATGTGATGGATCACTTGAATCAGAAATTCGGGACGCAAGGCGAAGATGTGGTAGCTTGCATCGGGCCGAGCATTTCGCTCGAATCATTTGAAGTAGGTGATGAGGTGTATGATGCTTTTAAAGAAAGCGGTTTCGATATGTCTCTTATTTCTATGAAGAAGAAGGAGACGGGCAAATATCATATTGATTTGTGGGAAGCCAACCGGATTGAATTACTGAATGCCGGAGTGCCTGCAGAACAGATAGAAGTAGCTGGCATCTGTACCTATATTCATCATGATGAATTCTTCTCCGCACGTAGACTGGGAATAGATTCCGGTCGTATCTTGTCGGGAATAATGATTAGAAAGTAA
- a CDS encoding DUF4419 domain-containing protein translates to MKNTLFCLFIFCSVSTFAQNGITFKVEKLSKPEELLHLDSPNEIYESLILSDMNIEPYEIKEKNIKVPYHIIAKSESPDSLVSFGPNSFFNGMYQAYADHRPFVLSPDMIWLLISQGFARHINANQESMRNELVDFSGKLSLIIREDKKLEDPTLSWEEIFPQFTEQISQYTGNHLTELLTCNFSTTTSLEKVASEITIMEAVKPYFEFIIIRIVCGIPEITLEGTPEDWEKLLHKARGLKEYKLDWWISELEPLLEEFVKASKGEVNKNFWRNMFKYHSQKRYGAPNIIDGWIVKFFPYDKEGKRNYLKQLEGKNCLPDEIVKVDVKYQEVYGDAVKETPLEFWAGFIGLEQNSKTFALRPQIGWMVRKKDVNKEGLKSKLSADAQKDGWGSGINIRVKEFPAVLLELKEIKRLDIQFIDTIDIPDEISKIKIGSLSLYGKITKEEIERIKRLLPDTDIKINGSRSGSASFMTP, encoded by the coding sequence ATGAAAAACACATTATTTTGCTTATTCATATTTTGCAGTGTTTCCACATTCGCTCAAAATGGAATCACTTTTAAGGTCGAAAAGCTTTCAAAGCCTGAAGAATTACTTCATCTAGACTCCCCGAATGAAATTTACGAAAGTCTTATATTATCAGATATGAACATAGAGCCTTATGAGATAAAAGAGAAGAATATCAAGGTTCCTTATCATATCATTGCAAAGAGCGAATCTCCCGACAGTCTCGTTTCTTTTGGCCCTAATTCTTTTTTCAACGGTATGTATCAGGCTTATGCGGATCACAGGCCATTTGTATTGTCCCCGGACATGATTTGGCTATTAATCAGCCAGGGATTTGCACGCCATATCAATGCCAATCAGGAATCTATGAGAAATGAGCTTGTTGATTTCTCCGGCAAACTATCCTTAATTATAAGAGAAGACAAAAAATTGGAGGACCCTACTCTTTCATGGGAGGAAATCTTCCCGCAATTTACAGAACAAATATCCCAATACACCGGTAATCATCTGACCGAACTGCTCACCTGCAATTTTTCAACGACTACCTCTTTAGAGAAAGTTGCTTCCGAAATAACAATCATGGAGGCTGTAAAACCTTATTTTGAGTTTATAATCATACGCATTGTCTGTGGAATACCTGAAATAACTCTCGAAGGAACACCAGAGGACTGGGAAAAACTACTGCACAAAGCCAGAGGCTTGAAAGAATACAAACTCGATTGGTGGATTTCAGAATTGGAACCTCTTTTGGAAGAATTTGTCAAAGCATCCAAAGGAGAAGTTAATAAGAACTTTTGGCGCAACATGTTTAAATATCATTCACAGAAACGATACGGAGCCCCAAACATTATTGATGGATGGATCGTGAAGTTTTTCCCTTATGATAAGGAAGGGAAAAGAAATTATCTGAAACAGCTTGAAGGCAAAAATTGTCTCCCTGATGAGATAGTGAAGGTAGATGTAAAGTATCAGGAAGTATATGGCGACGCTGTCAAAGAAACTCCATTAGAATTTTGGGCAGGTTTCATCGGGTTAGAACAAAACAGCAAGACTTTTGCTCTGCGACCGCAAATTGGTTGGATGGTCAGGAAGAAAGATGTTAACAAGGAAGGATTAAAAAGTAAATTAAGTGCTGATGCTCAAAAGGATGGCTGGGGAAGCGGCATCAATATCAGAGTAAAAGAATTTCCGGCTGTACTGTTGGAGCTCAAAGAAATAAAAAGGTTGGATATCCAATTTATCGATACAATTGATATACCGGACGAAATATCAAAAATAAAAATCGGATCGTTGAGTTTATATGGAAAGATTACTAAAGAGGAAATAGAGCGTATTAAAAGATTATTGCCTGATACGGATATAAAAATAAATGGTTCGCGAAGTGGGAGTGCTTCATTTATGACTCCATAA
- the dinB gene encoding DNA polymerase IV, whose protein sequence is MTQRKIIHIDMDAFYASVEQRDNPELRGKPLAVGHAEERGVVAAASYEARRYGVRSAMASQKAKRLCPQLIFVPGRMDVYKSVSRQIHEIFHEYTDIIEPLSLDEAFLDVTENKKDISLAVDIAKEIKQKIREQLNLVASAGVSYNKFLAKIASDYRKPDGLCTIHPEQALDFIARLPIESFWGVGPVTAKKMHLLGIHNGLQLRKCSLEMLTAHFGKAGALYYECSRGIDERPVEAIRIRKSIGCERTLERDISARSSVIIELYHVAVELIERLQRKDFKGNTLTLKIKFHDFSQITRSLTQSQELTTLDRVLPLAKELLKSVEFEQHPIRLIGLSVSNPKEEADEQHGVWEQLSFEFSDWD, encoded by the coding sequence ATGACGCAGAGAAAGATTATACATATCGACATGGATGCCTTCTATGCCTCTGTAGAACAGCGTGATAATCCAGAACTTCGTGGCAAGCCTTTAGCGGTAGGTCATGCAGAAGAGAGGGGAGTCGTGGCTGCTGCTAGCTATGAAGCCCGGCGTTACGGTGTCCGTTCCGCTATGGCTTCGCAAAAGGCGAAACGTCTTTGTCCCCAACTCATTTTTGTACCTGGCAGGATGGATGTTTATAAATCCGTTTCCCGTCAGATACATGAGATTTTCCACGAATATACGGATATCATCGAACCTCTGTCTCTGGATGAAGCTTTCTTGGATGTCACTGAAAACAAGAAAGATATTTCCCTGGCTGTGGATATAGCAAAGGAAATAAAGCAGAAGATACGGGAACAACTCAACCTTGTTGCGTCTGCCGGAGTTTCTTATAATAAGTTTCTGGCTAAAATAGCTTCGGACTATCGCAAACCGGATGGCTTATGCACCATTCATCCGGAACAAGCCCTTGATTTTATAGCCCGTCTTCCTATCGAATCTTTTTGGGGAGTGGGTCCGGTGACTGCAAAGAAGATGCATTTACTTGGCATCCACAATGGACTTCAACTACGGAAATGCTCTCTTGAAATGCTGACAGCCCATTTCGGGAAAGCCGGCGCACTGTATTATGAGTGCTCACGAGGAATTGACGAACGCCCTGTCGAAGCAATTCGTATCCGTAAATCCATTGGCTGCGAACGTACATTGGAACGTGATATTTCAGCCCGTTCATCGGTCATTATCGAACTATACCATGTGGCGGTAGAGCTGATTGAACGTCTTCAGCGAAAAGACTTCAAAGGCAACACGCTTACCCTGAAAATCAAGTTTCATGATTTTAGCCAGATAACCCGAAGCCTTACTCAATCGCAGGAACTCACCACCTTAGACCGGGTACTCCCACTTGCAAAAGAATTGCTTAAAAGTGTCGAATTTGAGCAACATCCAATCCGGCTCATCGGTCTTTCCGTCTCCAATCCAAAAGAGGAAGCCGATGAACAACACGGTGTTTGGGAACAGTTGAGCTTTGAATTTAGCGATTGGGATTGA
- a CDS encoding YhcG family protein, which yields MYDSIIKRGYPKAISQISKAIKMHYPEKKGYSARSLTYMCQFARTYPLEILQRMLSCDKVLRTPTIPNMLSLTDELNCLPITQEPLAQFQTNIFQSKEFTQEPLAQIQKIDKTISAMLQTSIDDIEKDFVCSPISKINWTSHVILLDSSLPLGNKYWYMKQSVENGWSSNVLKIQIETNLFKRQIETQKVNNFTKTLPTPQSDLANYLLKDPYIFDVAGTKELADERDIEKQLVEHVTRYLLEMGNGFAFVAKQKHFQVGDSDFYADLILYSIKLHSYIVVELKATPFKPEYAGQLNFYINIVDDQLRGENDNKTIGLLLCKGKDEVVAQYALTGYAQPIGVSDYQLSKAIPENLKSALPSIEEVEEELSQLLDNKKDEK from the coding sequence ATTTATGACTCCATAATAAAAAGAGGCTATCCAAAAGCCATAAGTCAGATTTCAAAGGCTATCAAGATGCACTATCCCGAAAAGAAAGGATATTCAGCGAGAAGCCTTACCTATATGTGTCAGTTTGCCCGAACATACCCACTAGAGATATTACAAAGAATGCTTTCTTGTGACAAGGTGTTGAGAACGCCAACAATCCCCAATATGCTATCCTTGACTGATGAACTGAACTGTTTACCAATTACGCAAGAACCTCTTGCGCAATTTCAGACAAATATATTTCAATCAAAAGAATTTACGCAAGAGCCTCTTGCGCAAATTCAAAAGATAGACAAGACAATCTCCGCAATGCTGCAAACATCCATTGATGATATTGAAAAGGATTTTGTTTGTTCCCCCATTTCAAAAATAAACTGGACCAGTCATGTGATACTATTGGATAGCTCATTACCCTTAGGAAACAAATATTGGTACATGAAACAGTCCGTTGAAAACGGATGGAGCAGCAACGTATTAAAGATACAGATTGAGACTAATCTGTTCAAACGGCAGATAGAAACACAGAAAGTCAACAATTTCACAAAGACCTTGCCCACCCCTCAAAGTGACTTAGCCAACTATTTGCTGAAAGACCCGTATATATTCGATGTAGCAGGTACAAAAGAACTGGCAGATGAAAGGGATATTGAAAAACAGCTTGTAGAACACGTCACAAGGTATCTATTGGAAATGGGGAACGGCTTCGCCTTTGTAGCCAAACAGAAACATTTCCAAGTCGGGGACAGCGATTTTTATGCAGACCTTATCCTATACTCCATAAAACTTCACTCCTATATAGTCGTAGAATTAAAGGCTACTCCATTCAAGCCAGAATATGCAGGGCAATTGAATTTCTACATCAACATCGTAGACGACCAGTTGAGAGGTGAAAACGACAACAAGACAATAGGATTGTTGCTCTGCAAAGGTAAAGATGAAGTAGTGGCACAATATGCCCTAACGGGCTATGCACAGCCCATAGGAGTAAGCGACTACCAGCTAAGCAAAGCCATTCCCGAAAATCTGAAATCCGCCTTGCCAAGTATCGAGGAAGTGGAGGAAGAATTATCACAGCTACTCGATAACAAGAAAGACGAAAAGTAA